Proteins encoded by one window of Cyanobium sp. NS01:
- the tmk gene encoding dTMP kinase, whose amino-acid sequence MSGPGRFVVLEGIDGCGKSTQLQALAGWLEGEGRGCLPEGRSLQVTREPGGTPLGQALRQLLLHPPGEASPVSTAELLLYAADRAQHVEQTIRPALAAGDWVLSDRFSASTAAYQGHGRGLDLALITALERVATGGLRPDLTLWLDLPLAESLRRRGPRPADRIEAEGPLFLERVARGFAEQARQPGWRRIDAAAPPQLVTEACCQALRELATPP is encoded by the coding sequence ATGAGCGGCCCAGGCCGCTTCGTGGTGCTGGAGGGCATCGATGGCTGCGGCAAGAGCACCCAGCTGCAGGCCCTGGCGGGCTGGCTGGAGGGGGAGGGGCGCGGTTGTCTGCCCGAGGGCCGCAGCCTGCAGGTCACCCGCGAACCGGGCGGCACGCCCCTGGGTCAGGCCCTGCGCCAGCTGCTGCTGCATCCCCCCGGTGAGGCTTCTCCGGTGAGCACGGCGGAGCTGCTGCTCTACGCGGCCGATCGGGCCCAGCACGTGGAGCAGACGATCAGACCGGCCCTGGCCGCTGGCGACTGGGTGCTCAGCGATCGTTTCAGCGCCTCCACGGCCGCCTACCAGGGCCATGGCCGCGGCCTGGACCTGGCCCTGATCACGGCGCTGGAGCGGGTGGCCACCGGCGGCCTGCGGCCCGATCTCACCCTCTGGCTCGATCTGCCCCTGGCGGAGTCGCTGCGGCGCCGGGGGCCACGGCCTGCCGATCGGATCGAGGCGGAGGGTCCCCTGTTCCTGGAGCGGGTGGCCCGGGGCTTTGCCGAGCAGGCGCGTCAGCCGGGCTGGCGGCGCATCGATGCCGCGGCCCCGCCCCAGCTGGTCACAGAGGCCTGCTGCCAGGCCCTGCGGGAGCTGGCCACCCCGCCATGA